A single region of the Pararge aegeria chromosome 20, ilParAegt1.1, whole genome shotgun sequence genome encodes:
- the LOC120632705 gene encoding uncharacterized protein LOC120632705, translated as MSHFSDFMDGVPVKISEKYKRPPRIELPYSVTECPLRSQNFVESVKYCSTFERNVLSKLKELRSAKETRKNERKHRLQLLEEAKQKKLDAIAVAEAEEKLKQLSVSEVSYPSTDEISALSPDDKADRINTCPSQDSSPEVDKSVNTDIEYICTSAQSQTNILQPIQVQSNYQQSNLLDDPDPLQEYKNQTKMNKYPHYNRNTDALTFKDFESDTSSPFDNVELKTINDMELLAQVLQSQRGSAASCEPQNYNQEDLYTGYTNCATQAQMNGVTYLPNAYVEPPVQNPNVIYASPQHYPVSNGYYVQENVCDNQTMENMYVPNYQYYVPNQYPGPSIPYQQYNQLPTSSRELQAQNGPFIPQPYYYQNPPVPFVANTQVPETNDQEDIPYVSSQTTVKSRSRSVPDIVKELNDELASAYQRANERSYNASPAPVNVPRSSSHSDKKEERRKKRIEKLPNPYEKFPAKLQNMCQQIHSMGFPLDRVARMCSLVGENDKKVIECLLILGELMDLGFSEGRVSTALAKHEFNRDKALDELVS; from the exons ATGTCTCACTTTAGTGATTTCATGGACGGCGTTCCCGTTAAAATATCAGAGAAATACAAGAGACCACCACGTATAGAGTTGCCTTATAGTGTTACTGAATGCCCTTTGAGGTCGCAAAATTTCGTTGAAAGTGTAAAATATTGCTCAACTTTCGAGAGGAATGTGCTTTCTAAACTTAAAGAGCTCCGTAGTGCGAAGGAGACGAGGAAAAACGAGAGGAAACACCGGTTACAGTTATTAGAGGAAGCCAAACAAAAGAAGTTAGATGCAATAGCTGTGGCTGAGGCTGAGGAGAAGTTGAAACAGCTAAGTGTGTCTGAAGTGTCGTATCCCAGCACTGATGAGATAAGCGCTCTGTCCCCTGATGATAAAGCAGACAGGATCAATACATGTCCTTCACAGGACAGCAGTCCTGAAGTTGACAAATCTGTTAACACAGATATTGAATACATTTGTACTTCTGCCCAGTCTCAGACAAACATCCTCCAACCTATTCAAGTTCAGTCAAACTACCAGCAAAGCAATTTGCTTGATGACCCTGATCCCTTACAGGAGTACAAAAACCAGACTAAAATGAACAAATACCCACATTATAATCGGAACACAGATGCCTTAACTTTTAAAGATTTTGAGAGTGATACCTCTAGCCCATTTGATAATGTTGAACTGAAGACCATTAATGATATGGAGTTGTTAGCTCAGGTGTTGCAAAGCCAGAGAGGTTCGGCGGCTAGCTGTGAACCTCAAAATTATAACCAAGAAGATCTTTACACAGGTTATACCAATTGTGCTACGCAGGCACAAATGAATGGTGTTACATATCTACCAAATGCATATGTGGAACCACCAGTTCAAAATCCTAATGTAATATATGCCTCCCCACAACATTACCCTGTTTCAAATGGCTATTATGTACAAGAAAATGTCTGTGATAATCAAACTATGGAGAATATGTATGTACCCAATTACCAGTATTATGTTCCTAATCAATACCCAGGTCCGAGCATACCTTATCAACAATATAATCAGTTACCAACAAGTTCCAGAGAACTACAAGCCCAGAATGGTCCATTCATACCTCAACCATATTACTATCAAAACCCTCCTGTTCCATTTGTTGCAAATACTCAAGTACCGGAGACTAATGATCAGGAGGATATTCCATATGTTAGCTCACAGACTACAGTAAAATCTAGATCAAGAAGTGTTCCTGATATAGTTAAAGAGTTAAACGATGAGTTAGCATCAGCATATCAAAGAGCTAACGAACGCTCATATAATGCAAGCCCAGCACCTGTTAATGTTCCTAGGTCATCTTCCCATAGTGATAAGAAAGAGGAAAGGAGgaaaaaaagaatagaaaagTTACCAAATCCTTATGAAAAGTTTCCTGCTAAATTGCAAAATATGTGTCAGCAAATACATAGTATGGGGTTCCCATTGGACAGGGTGGCTAGAATGTGTAGTCTTGTAGGGGAAAATGATAAAAAG GTTATTGAATGTCTTCTCATCCTTGGAGAGTTGATGGATCTAGGATTCTCAGAAGGGAGAGTTTCAACTGCGCTGGCTAAGCACGAGTTTAATAGAGATAAAGCCTTAGATGAACTTGtttcttaa